The following coding sequences are from one Frigoribacterium sp. Leaf415 window:
- a CDS encoding glycosyltransferase family 4 protein: MSVDIRHYRDRQSAPAATASSATREDARPGVDLPELPRRRRGSRRSRVLLVHSSDEMYGSDRIVLEVVGELAARDDLDVTVWLPSDVAVGPLGPRLRELGARVERTPLPILRRTRLGALGLVRLARDAARTALRLSGRHFDLVYCATSACLVVAPVARAMGVRRVVGHLQEPWSDGDRRGLRPLARACTSLVAVSRSVLDSSGLAEDSRAVVVHNGVSDRSIAAIDRAEGRAPQYVVASRWNGHKGHATLLTAWNAAGCPGQLVVLGGPPAVGSSVDVPGLVAAIVSRPETVTVVGEVDDASPYLRDADAVILPTDTLEGFGLVTLEAFSQGRPVIASRSGGPEEVVDEGRTGWLFDRRDVDGLTTILASMDVATLAVAGRHAREAYLQRFTPERMRRRIGAVVTRELHTADVDSLAVAS, from the coding sequence ATGTCCGTCGACATCAGGCACTACCGGGACCGCCAGTCCGCACCGGCGGCGACCGCCTCATCGGCCACGCGGGAGGACGCCCGCCCGGGCGTCGACCTGCCCGAACTCCCCCGCCGCCGGAGGGGATCGCGTCGCAGCCGGGTGCTGCTCGTGCACTCGTCCGACGAGATGTACGGCTCGGACCGGATCGTGCTCGAGGTGGTCGGCGAGCTCGCCGCCCGCGACGACCTCGACGTCACGGTCTGGCTGCCCTCCGACGTCGCGGTCGGGCCCCTGGGCCCGAGGCTGCGCGAGCTCGGGGCGCGCGTCGAGCGGACGCCCCTGCCGATCCTGCGCCGGACCCGGCTCGGGGCGCTCGGACTCGTCCGCCTGGCCCGCGACGCGGCCCGCACGGCGCTCCGCCTGTCGGGACGCCACTTCGACCTCGTCTACTGCGCGACGAGCGCCTGTCTCGTCGTCGCTCCCGTCGCCCGGGCCATGGGCGTCCGCCGCGTCGTGGGACACCTGCAGGAGCCCTGGAGCGACGGTGACCGTCGTGGCCTCCGTCCCCTGGCCCGTGCCTGCACCTCGCTGGTCGCCGTGTCCCGCTCGGTGCTCGACTCGTCCGGCCTCGCGGAGGACTCGCGTGCCGTCGTGGTCCACAACGGCGTCTCGGACCGATCGATCGCCGCGATCGACCGCGCCGAGGGCCGCGCACCCCAGTACGTCGTGGCGAGCCGATGGAACGGCCACAAGGGCCACGCGACGCTGCTCACCGCCTGGAACGCGGCGGGCTGCCCCGGCCAGCTCGTCGTCCTCGGCGGCCCCCCGGCCGTCGGGTCCTCCGTCGACGTGCCCGGTCTCGTCGCCGCGATCGTCTCGCGGCCCGAGACGGTCACGGTCGTGGGAGAGGTCGACGACGCGTCGCCCTACCTGCGCGACGCCGACGCGGTCATCCTGCCGACCGACACCCTCGAGGGGTTCGGACTCGTGACGCTCGAGGCGTTCAGCCAGGGGCGTCCCGTCATCGCCAGCCGCTCCGGCGGTCCCGAGGAGGTCGTCGACGAAGGTCGCACGGGCTGGCTCTTCGACCGTCGCGACGTCGACGGCCTGACGACGATCCTCGCGTCGATGGACGTCGCCACCCTGGCCGTCGCCGGGCGCCACGCCCGCGAGGCCTACCTGCAGCGGTTCACACCGGAACGCATGCGCCGTCGCATCGGTGCCGTCGTCACGCGCGAACTGCACACGGCCGACGTCGACTCGCTGGCGGTGGCCTCGTGA
- a CDS encoding sugar transferase, with the protein MSSTQSELRSVLVGPSSPRRIDPPFDLPESEAPLASPAATHDAESGAAWARRYRRRLRLVDTVVLTLSIVGAVAVDAARAIAAGQGSDASTLVESVGSPGLPVVVGLVWTLCLTLHRTRDLAVVGSGVVEYKRLLTASVWAFAVVAIGFASVGHIGGEGYFLVALPVGGAGLVVGRWTMRRWLERQRAKGHYLSRAVIVGSRDDIADVVRRIDKTSGAVYDVVGAAVPDADPRGIVVGGRVVPVVADLDGVPRAVWRLGAESVIVAGEPGRGREYLRDLGWSLEGRATELVIASRLTNVAGPRIHYRPVEGLPLMHVELPQFDGPRHALKRLSDLVLASAALIVLAPVFAVVALAVRLDGPGPVLFRQRRVGRDGRTFEMLKFRSMVVDAESRLADLTQADEGAGLLFKMKSDPRVTRVGGVLRRWSLDELPQLWNIVRGEMSVVGPRPPLPREVEGYEDHVHRRLYIKPGLTGMWQVNGRSDLSWEESVRLDLYYVENWSLTVDFVIMWRTVRVLFEHRGAY; encoded by the coding sequence ATGTCCAGCACGCAGAGCGAACTCCGCTCAGTCCTGGTCGGACCGTCGTCACCGCGACGGATCGACCCCCCGTTCGACCTGCCCGAGTCGGAGGCGCCCCTCGCCTCCCCGGCCGCGACCCACGACGCCGAGTCCGGCGCCGCCTGGGCCCGCCGCTACCGGCGCCGTCTCCGCCTCGTCGACACCGTCGTCCTGACCCTGAGCATCGTCGGTGCCGTCGCGGTCGACGCCGCGCGCGCCATCGCCGCCGGTCAGGGCTCGGACGCGTCCACCCTCGTCGAGTCGGTCGGCTCGCCCGGGTTGCCCGTCGTCGTCGGACTGGTCTGGACCCTGTGCCTGACGCTGCACCGCACCCGCGACCTCGCGGTCGTCGGCAGCGGCGTCGTGGAGTACAAGCGCCTCCTCACGGCCAGCGTGTGGGCCTTCGCCGTCGTGGCGATCGGGTTCGCCTCGGTCGGTCACATCGGCGGCGAGGGCTACTTCCTGGTGGCGCTGCCCGTCGGCGGGGCCGGCCTGGTCGTCGGCCGGTGGACGATGCGGCGCTGGCTCGAGCGTCAGCGTGCGAAGGGCCACTACCTCTCGAGGGCGGTCATCGTGGGATCGCGCGACGACATCGCCGACGTCGTCCGTCGCATCGACAAGACGAGCGGTGCCGTCTACGACGTCGTCGGGGCCGCCGTCCCGGACGCCGACCCGCGAGGCATCGTCGTCGGGGGCCGCGTCGTCCCCGTGGTGGCGGACCTCGACGGCGTCCCCCGTGCGGTCTGGCGTCTGGGCGCCGAGAGCGTCATCGTCGCCGGCGAACCGGGACGTGGCCGCGAGTACCTCCGCGACCTCGGATGGTCGCTCGAAGGACGCGCGACGGAGCTCGTCATCGCCTCGCGACTGACGAACGTGGCCGGGCCGCGCATCCACTACCGCCCGGTCGAGGGTCTCCCCCTGATGCACGTCGAGCTCCCTCAGTTCGACGGTCCGCGGCACGCCCTCAAGCGTCTGTCCGATCTGGTGCTGGCGTCCGCCGCCCTCATCGTCCTCGCGCCGGTGTTCGCGGTGGTCGCCCTGGCGGTGCGGCTCGACGGCCCCGGCCCTGTGCTGTTCCGACAGCGACGGGTCGGCCGGGACGGGCGCACCTTCGAGATGCTGAAGTTCCGCTCGATGGTCGTCGACGCCGAGAGCCGACTCGCCGACCTGACGCAGGCCGACGAGGGTGCGGGCCTCCTCTTCAAGATGAAGTCCGACCCCCGGGTCACCCGCGTCGGTGGAGTCCTCCGCCGCTGGTCGCTCGACGAGCTGCCCCAGCTGTGGAACATCGTCCGGGGCGAGATGAGCGTCGTCGGGCCCCGCCCGCCCCTCCCGCGCGAGGTCGAGGGGTACGAGGACCACGTCCACCGGCGCCTGTACATCAAGCCCGGCCTCACCGGCATGTGGCAGGTGAACGGACGCAGCGACCTCAGCTGGGAGGAGAGCGTCCGCCTCGATCTCTACTACGTCGAGAACTGGTCGCTGACGGTCGACTTCGTCATCATGTGGCGCACCGTCCGCGTCCTCTTCGAGCACCGGGGAGCGTATTGA
- a CDS encoding glycine betaine ABC transporter substrate-binding protein codes for MTASRLPRRLRRASSALAVAAAATVALTGCGLQPATAFVPAVAPGSIRAIEGLPEDAAITVTAKNFTEQLILGKIAVLAAQAAGFEVTDMTNVPGSVAVRQLMLDGTADMTYEYTGTAWLTYLAEAEGIPDQQEQYEAVRDADADNGLTWLEPAPLNNTYAMAVRAEAVPELGDITSLSQIADLPVDQRTFCVEAEFNSRADGFAPMLAAYGLELGAADGVPTSNVSILDTGTVYTATDRGSCNFGEVFTTDGRIDSLDLDVLEDDRGFFPAYNAAPVLSTATLEEYPQLAEVYDEISPALTDTEMRRLNLAVDVEGEEPADVAFDWMVEQGFVTRP; via the coding sequence ATGACCGCCTCACGCCTCCCCCGCCGGCTGCGCCGCGCCTCCTCGGCCCTCGCCGTCGCCGCCGCGGCGACGGTCGCGCTGACCGGATGCGGCCTGCAACCGGCGACGGCGTTCGTGCCCGCGGTGGCACCCGGCTCGATCCGCGCCATCGAGGGGCTGCCCGAGGACGCAGCCATCACCGTGACGGCGAAGAACTTCACCGAGCAACTCATCCTCGGCAAGATCGCGGTGCTCGCCGCCCAGGCCGCGGGCTTCGAGGTGACCGACATGACGAACGTGCCGGGGTCGGTGGCGGTGCGACAGCTGATGCTCGACGGCACGGCCGACATGACCTACGAGTACACCGGCACCGCCTGGCTGACCTACCTCGCCGAGGCGGAGGGCATCCCCGACCAGCAGGAGCAGTACGAGGCCGTCCGTGACGCGGACGCCGACAACGGACTGACCTGGCTCGAGCCGGCGCCCCTCAACAACACCTACGCCATGGCCGTCCGGGCGGAGGCCGTGCCCGAGCTGGGCGACATCACGTCGCTCTCGCAGATCGCCGACCTGCCCGTCGACCAGCGCACCTTCTGCGTCGAGGCCGAGTTCAACTCGCGGGCCGACGGCTTCGCCCCCATGCTCGCGGCCTACGGGCTCGAACTCGGGGCCGCGGACGGCGTGCCGACGAGCAACGTCAGCATCCTCGACACGGGCACGGTCTACACCGCGACGGACCGGGGCAGCTGCAACTTCGGCGAGGTCTTCACGACCGACGGTCGGATCGACTCGCTCGACCTCGACGTGCTCGAGGACGACCGCGGGTTCTTCCCCGCCTACAACGCGGCACCGGTGCTCTCGACGGCCACGCTCGAGGAGTACCCCCAGCTGGCCGAGGTCTACGACGAGATCTCGCCCGCCCTCACCGACACCGAGATGCGCCGTCTCAACCTGGCGGTCGACGTCGAGGGCGAGGAGCCGGCCGACGTGGCCTTCGACTGGATGGTCGAGCAGGGATTCGTCACCCGTCCGTGA
- a CDS encoding ABC transporter permease: MTASVAPASAPVDGSSSGRRGSRPAWLGLLVQPVAVLAVFAAFVVWLTTADLTTAERTTLNPSDLLAYTGEHLALTFVSAAIVLVLAIPLGVLLTRRPFVRISGPVLVVANFGQAAPAIGLIVLLAFWLGFTFWAAVVALVLYAVLPVLRNTMIGLQSVDARLVEAGRGMGMSASSVLLKVELPLAVPVMLSGIRTALVLLVGSAALATFIGAGGLGLLITTGVNLFLPRVLVSGALLIALLALMIDWLGRVVEYVARPKGLRE; this comes from the coding sequence ATGACCGCCTCGGTCGCCCCGGCCTCGGCCCCGGTCGACGGGAGCTCGTCCGGTCGGCGCGGGTCCCGCCCGGCGTGGCTCGGACTGCTCGTGCAACCCGTGGCCGTGCTCGCCGTGTTCGCGGCGTTCGTCGTCTGGCTGACCACGGCCGACCTGACGACGGCCGAACGCACCACCCTCAACCCCTCCGACCTGCTGGCCTACACGGGCGAGCACCTCGCCCTGACGTTCGTGTCGGCGGCGATCGTGCTCGTGCTCGCGATCCCCCTCGGGGTGCTGCTCACCCGGCGCCCGTTCGTCCGCATCAGCGGACCCGTGCTGGTCGTCGCGAACTTCGGGCAGGCCGCACCGGCCATCGGTCTCATCGTGCTGCTCGCGTTCTGGCTCGGCTTCACCTTCTGGGCGGCCGTCGTGGCGCTCGTGCTGTACGCGGTGCTGCCGGTGCTGCGGAACACCATGATCGGACTGCAGAGCGTCGACGCCCGCCTCGTCGAGGCCGGTCGAGGCATGGGCATGAGCGCGTCGTCGGTCCTGCTCAAGGTCGAGCTGCCGCTGGCCGTCCCCGTGATGCTCTCCGGCATCCGCACGGCCCTCGTGCTGCTCGTCGGGTCGGCGGCCCTCGCCACCTTCATCGGCGCCGGCGGCCTGGGCCTGCTCATCACCACCGGGGTCAACCTCTTCCTGCCCCGGGTCCTCGTCTCCGGGGCCCTGCTCATCGCCCTGCTCGCCCTCATGATCGACTGGCTGGGTCGCGTCGTCGAGTACGTCGCCCGTCCGAAGGGACTCCGCGAATGA
- a CDS encoding ATP-binding cassette domain-containing protein: protein MSRTDPTRASSSPSDEVSGRSITLDQVTKRYPGQAKPAVDGITLEIPAGKIVMLVGPSGCGKTTTLKMINRLIEPSEGRIVLGDDDVTSIDGDELRRRIGYVIQAGGLFPHMSVAANIAIVPKMLGWSKERIAARVDELLELVSLDPATYRDRYPRELSGGQQQRVGVARALAADPPVLLMDEPFGAVDPITRQRLQDELINIQHELQKTIVIVTHDFDEAVKLGDWIVIFSEGARIVQYDTPERILAEPANEFVENFIGSGAGLKQLTLTRVRDVDLAEAVVARSGESAVDVLARVEAAGHGHAVVVDDRERPVSWPSRRQLGRLGVLGSTPDADLPVIGSGATLNDALDTMLVSSAGAALVTGRRDAFIGVITVEVVMEAITRARASAAEAQHDAPVGTNTGSFDVVPGAPADDEDAA from the coding sequence GTGTCCAGAACTGACCCCACCCGCGCCTCCTCGTCCCCCTCGGACGAGGTCTCGGGTCGCAGCATCACCCTCGACCAGGTCACGAAGCGGTACCCCGGCCAGGCGAAGCCGGCCGTGGACGGCATCACCCTCGAGATCCCCGCCGGGAAGATCGTCATGCTCGTCGGGCCCTCGGGCTGCGGCAAGACGACCACGCTCAAGATGATCAACCGGTTGATCGAGCCCTCCGAGGGACGCATCGTCCTCGGCGACGACGACGTCACTTCGATCGACGGCGACGAGCTGCGCCGTCGCATCGGCTACGTGATCCAGGCCGGCGGACTGTTCCCGCACATGAGCGTCGCGGCGAACATCGCGATCGTGCCGAAGATGCTCGGCTGGTCGAAGGAGCGCATCGCGGCCCGCGTCGACGAGTTGCTCGAACTCGTGTCGCTCGATCCGGCCACGTACCGAGACCGGTACCCGCGCGAGCTCTCCGGCGGTCAGCAGCAGCGCGTCGGCGTCGCCCGGGCGCTGGCGGCGGACCCGCCCGTGCTGCTGATGGACGAGCCCTTCGGCGCCGTGGACCCGATCACCCGTCAGCGCCTGCAGGACGAGCTGATCAACATCCAGCACGAGCTGCAGAAGACCATCGTCATCGTCACCCACGACTTCGACGAGGCCGTCAAGCTCGGCGACTGGATCGTCATCTTCTCCGAGGGCGCACGGATCGTGCAGTACGACACCCCCGAGCGCATCCTCGCGGAGCCGGCGAACGAGTTCGTCGAGAACTTCATCGGGTCGGGGGCCGGCCTCAAGCAGCTGACGTTGACGCGCGTGCGCGACGTCGACCTCGCCGAGGCCGTCGTCGCCCGCTCGGGCGAGTCCGCCGTCGACGTCCTCGCCCGCGTCGAGGCGGCAGGCCACGGCCACGCGGTCGTCGTCGACGATCGGGAACGACCGGTCTCGTGGCCCTCGCGCCGACAGCTCGGCCGTCTCGGCGTGCTGGGCTCGACACCCGACGCCGACCTGCCCGTCATCGGCAGCGGCGCCACGCTGAACGACGCACTCGACACCATGCTGGTCTCGAGTGCGGGTGCCGCGCTCGTCACGGGCCGGCGCGACGCCTTCATCGGCGTCATCACGGTCGAGGTCGTGATGGAGGCCATCACCCGGGCGCGCGCGTCGGCCGCCGAGGCCCAGCACGACGCGCCGGTGGGCACCAACACGGGCTCGTTCGACGTCGTGCCGGGGGCCCCCGCGGACGACGAGGACGCGGCATGA
- a CDS encoding ABC transporter permease — translation MAWDFVVDRWSQIWFASWQHFSLVVQCLVLAVLISVGLAALVHRSPRLYSLANGVSAVGLTLPSFALVGLLIPFAGFGVAPSVIVVTFFAALPILRNAVVGLHEVDGSVVESARGIGMGRFRTLATVQMPLAWPIILTGIRVSAQMVMGIAAVAAYALGPGLGGFIFSGLSRLGGANALASVVTGVVGVVLLALVLDLLLVGLGRLTVSRGIRVQN, via the coding sequence GTGGCGTGGGATTTCGTGGTGGACCGGTGGAGCCAGATCTGGTTCGCCTCCTGGCAGCACTTCTCCCTCGTGGTGCAGTGCCTCGTCCTGGCCGTGCTCATCTCGGTCGGTCTCGCCGCCCTCGTGCACCGCAGTCCCAGGCTCTACTCCCTGGCGAACGGCGTCTCCGCCGTCGGGCTGACCCTCCCGTCGTTCGCGCTCGTCGGCCTCCTGATCCCCTTCGCGGGCTTCGGCGTCGCACCGTCGGTCATCGTCGTGACGTTCTTCGCCGCCCTGCCGATCCTGCGCAACGCCGTCGTCGGACTCCACGAGGTCGACGGCTCCGTCGTCGAGTCGGCGCGGGGCATCGGCATGGGCCGGTTCCGCACCCTCGCGACCGTCCAGATGCCCCTCGCGTGGCCGATCATCCTCACGGGCATCCGCGTGAGCGCGCAGATGGTCATGGGCATCGCCGCCGTGGCGGCCTACGCGCTGGGGCCCGGCCTCGGCGGCTTCATCTTCTCGGGCCTGTCCCGACTCGGCGGGGCGAACGCGCTCGCCTCCGTGGTCACGGGCGTGGTGGGCGTCGTCCTGCTCGCCCTCGTCCTCGACCTCCTCCTCGTCGGCCTCGGCCGCCTGACCGTCTCGAGAGGCATCCGTGTCCAGAACTGA